The window CGTTCAACTACGTGATGGCTTACTTCGCCAACGCCCACGACGAGAACGTGGTCATCCTGCCGACGCACCGGCTGGTCCGCGGCTACGCTCCGCAGCCCTTTCTCCGGCTCGAGGAGACGCTGCAAAAATATTTCTACATCGAGCCCTATCCGAAGACTCCGGAGGGGCGGCGCTGGTTCCTCAAGGCGCTGGAAAGCGGCAGGAAGAAGCACCGCCTGGTCGGAGCGAGCTTCAAGCGGGACCCGCGTTATCTCATACTGCGGCTCAAGAACAAGCGCATCATGCAGCGCCTGGCGAAGGATCTGAGCGCGCCGCTGCGCGAGCTCGACGTCACGCTGCTCCACCGCCTGATCCTGGAAACCATCCTCGGGCTTGACCCGCAGCGACAGGCGAGCGGCGAGACCATCCGCTACTCGCAGGACGCCGACGCGGTGCTCGACGCGCTGGAAAAGGAAGACTACCAGGCGGCCTTCATCCTCGCTCCGCCGAACGCCGAGGACGTTCTCACGGTCGCGCACAGCGGCGAGACGATGCCGCAGAAGTCGACCTACTTCTATCCCAAGCTTCCCTCGGGGCTGATCGTCAACAAGATCGATCCCGACGAGGCGATCGACGACGAGCCGGTCGGATAACTCTCCGCGAGGTGGTTTTCTTGACAACCAGCCGCTTTTCCCATAAGAAAAATTTCGTATTCCTGTCGTAATCCATACCCCCGAAAAGGCGGTATGGGTTTTTTTTGAAGCGCGGCCGCCGCCGATGGATCACCCTTATTTCTCGCTCCTGGTCCTCTTTATCTTCGCCGGCATCGTCGTTTCGGCCCTGCTGCTGGTCGCCAAGGTCGGGCCGAAGAGCAGCAATCCGGCGAAAGCGGAGCCGTTCGAATCCGGCAACCCCGCCAGGGGAGACGCCCGCGTCCGGTTCTCGGTGCGCTTCTACCTGGTGGCGATGTTGTTCCTGATCTTCGATCTCGAGGTGGTCTTCCTCTATCCCTGGGCGATCGCTTTCCGCGACCTCGGTCTCTTCGGCCTGGTTCAGATGGGCATCTTCCTCCTCATTCTCACCATCGGCTACATTTACGCTTGGAAAAAGGGCGCGTTGGAGTGGAACTGACGCCGAATCTGGAGACCGTCCGGGCGCTGCTCGGAGCCAGGGTGCTCGAAACCGGCGAGTTCCGCGGCCAGGAGAGCGTCGTCCTCGAGCGCGAGGGGCTCCGCGAGAGCTTCCGCCGGCTGAAGGAAGAGCTCCGCCCCGGCTTCGACTTCCTGGTGGACATCACCGCGGTCGATTACTGGCGCAAAAAGGAGCCGCGCTTCGAGCTGGTCTATCACCTCGCTTCCCTGACCGCGCGCCGGCGGCTGCGCGTCAAGGTGCCGGTGCCCGAGGCGGACCCTTCCGCGGACTCGCTCACGCCGCTGTGGGCCGCCGCCAACTGGCTCGAGCGCGAGGTGTGGGACCTCTTCGGCATCCGCTTCAACGGCCATCCCGATCTGCGACGCATTCTCCTCTACGAGGAGTTCCAGGGCCACCCGCTGCGCAAGGACTACCCGGTGAACCTGGTCCAGCCGAGAGTCCCGGAAAGAAAGGTCGAGGGCACGTTCGTCGACGAGCGCTCGCGCAACAAGCTGCTCCGGCTGGAGCAGAGCCTCGGCGGCAAAGTGGTGATTCGCGATGACGGCTGAGGGCACCGATCTTCCCCTCGAAACCATGGAGCTGCAGATGGGCCCGTCCCATCCCGCGACCCATGGCACGATCAAGTTCAACCTCAGGCTCGAGGGCGAAAGAGTGCTCGACTGCGACGTCGAAGTCGGCTACCTGCACCGCGGCTTCGACAAGAGCTGCGAGAACGCCACCTGGACCCAGGTCATCCCCTACACCGACCGGCTGAACTACGCCTCGCCGCTGATCAACAACGTCGGCTACGCGCTCGCCGTCGAGAAGCTGATCGGCATCGAGGCGCCGCCGCGCTGCCAGTTCATCCGCGTGATCGCGAGCGAGCTGTCGCGCATCTACGATCACCTGACCTGCTGCGGCATGGCCGCCTCCGAGCTGGGAGCGATCACGGCCGGCTTCTACATGATCGAAGCGCGCGAGCTGATCATGCGCGCCATCGAGGTCTTGACCGGCGCGCGCCTCACGGTCACCTACGTCCGGATCGGGGGCGTCAAGCACGACCTGCCGGCGGGATTCCGGGAAAGGGTCGAGCGCGCGTTCGCGATCATCCGCAGGCTGCTCGACGACTGCGACCGGCTCCTCTCGCGCAACCGCATCTTCATCGACCGCATGTCGGGTGTGGGCGTGATCTCCGCCGAGACCGCGCTCGCCTACGGCCTGACCGGCCCGATCCTGCGCTCGACCGGCGTGAGCTACGACGTGCGCAAGGCCCATCCCTATCTGGTCTACGACCAGCTCGAGTTCGACGTTCCGCTGGGGAGCCGCGGCGACAACTACGACCGCTTCGTCTGCCGTATCCAGGAGATCGAGCAGAGCATGAGGATCGTCGAGCAGGCCTTCCGCAATCTGCCGGTCGGACCGGTCTGGATCGACGATCCCCGGTTCGTCCTGCCGGAGAAGGAAAAAGTCTACAACAGCATCGAAGGGTTGATGCATCATTTCAAGATCATCATGGAAGGAATCCAGGTGCCGCCGGGCGAGATCTATTTTCCCGTCGAGGGCGGCAACGGCGAGCTGGGATTCTATCTCGTGAGCGACGGCGGCGGGCGCCCCTATCGGGTGCGGGTCCGCCCC is drawn from Candidatus Zixiibacteriota bacterium and contains these coding sequences:
- the ndhC gene encoding NADH-quinone oxidoreductase subunit A, which produces MDHPYFSLLVLFIFAGIVVSALLLVAKVGPKSSNPAKAEPFESGNPARGDARVRFSVRFYLVAMLFLIFDLEVVFLYPWAIAFRDLGLFGLVQMGIFLLILTIGYIYAWKKGALEWN
- a CDS encoding NADH-quinone oxidoreductase subunit D; this translates as MTAEGTDLPLETMELQMGPSHPATHGTIKFNLRLEGERVLDCDVEVGYLHRGFDKSCENATWTQVIPYTDRLNYASPLINNVGYALAVEKLIGIEAPPRCQFIRVIASELSRIYDHLTCCGMAASELGAITAGFYMIEARELIMRAIEVLTGARLTVTYVRIGGVKHDLPAGFRERVERAFAIIRRLLDDCDRLLSRNRIFIDRMSGVGVISAETALAYGLTGPILRSTGVSYDVRKAHPYLVYDQLEFDVPLGSRGDNYDRFVCRIQEIEQSMRIVEQAFRNLPVGPVWIDDPRFVLPEKEKVYNSIEGLMHHFKIIMEGIQVPPGEIYFPVEGGNGELGFYLVSDGGGRPYRVRVRPPCFIAMGAFHEMIKGHMLADIIPTFGMVNMIGGECDR